One Peribacillus simplex NBRC 15720 = DSM 1321 genomic region harbors:
- a CDS encoding assimilatory sulfite reductase (NADPH) flavoprotein subunit produces the protein MQLQVSNSPFNQEQAELLNSLLPSLTETQKIWLSGYLTASLSVSNVSSADAPVLEAQSGGKTISKEVTILYGSQTGNAQGLAENAASKLEGNGFQVTISSMSDFKVNNLKKIENLLIAVSTHGEGDPPDNTLSFHEYLHGRRAPSLEGLCFSVLALGDSSYEFFCETGKQFDKRLEELGGTRLFPRMDCDLDYDEPAGEWLEGVISSLSEGQGSSVAAVPAAIASVGEQTYSRTNPFKAEVLENINLNGRGSNKETHHLELSLEGSGLSFEPGDSLGIYPKNDSDLVDMLLMELNWDPEETVKVNKQGELRQLRESLISDFEITVLTKSLIEQAAQLSGNEDLKELLVPGNEEKLKEYREGRDLLDFVLDFGSWGDSAQEFVSILRKMPARLYSIASSLSAYPDEVHLTIGAVRYESHGRERNGVCSILCADRLQPGDLLPVYIQHNQNFKQPKNPNTPIIMVGPGTGIAPFRSFIQDREESNAKGKTWLFFGDQHFVTDFLYQTELQKWLKTGVLTKMDVAFSRDTDEKVYVQNRMREHSGELYGWLQEGAALYICGDEKNMAHDVHNTLIEIIEKEGNMSHADAQAYLEEMQQNKRYQRDVY, from the coding sequence GTGCAACTTCAGGTAAGTAACAGTCCCTTTAATCAAGAGCAGGCAGAGCTCCTTAACAGCCTACTGCCTAGCTTGACAGAAACACAAAAAATTTGGTTGAGCGGTTATCTGACTGCATCTTTGTCAGTTTCGAATGTGAGTTCAGCCGACGCCCCGGTGTTGGAAGCTCAAAGCGGCGGAAAGACAATATCAAAAGAGGTGACCATTCTTTATGGTTCACAGACGGGCAATGCTCAAGGGCTGGCAGAAAATGCAGCGAGTAAGCTTGAGGGGAATGGCTTTCAGGTTACCATTTCATCCATGAGTGACTTTAAAGTCAACAATTTGAAAAAAATCGAAAATCTTCTGATTGCCGTTAGCACGCATGGAGAAGGTGATCCGCCGGATAATACATTGTCTTTCCATGAATACCTTCATGGCAGGAGGGCACCAAGCCTTGAAGGTCTCTGCTTTTCGGTATTGGCGCTTGGGGACAGTTCATATGAGTTTTTCTGTGAAACGGGAAAACAATTCGATAAACGCTTGGAGGAACTTGGTGGGACACGGTTATTTCCGAGAATGGACTGTGACCTTGATTATGATGAGCCTGCTGGAGAATGGCTGGAAGGAGTCATTTCTAGTTTAAGTGAAGGGCAAGGCAGTTCTGTTGCTGCAGTTCCCGCAGCGATAGCTTCAGTAGGTGAACAAACGTATTCGAGAACAAATCCGTTTAAAGCGGAAGTGCTGGAAAATATAAATTTGAACGGCCGTGGCTCCAATAAAGAGACACATCATCTTGAGTTATCTCTTGAGGGTTCAGGTCTTTCATTCGAACCTGGTGACAGCCTTGGAATTTATCCGAAAAACGATTCGGATTTAGTTGATATGCTTCTTATGGAACTCAATTGGGACCCTGAAGAAACCGTGAAGGTCAATAAGCAAGGAGAACTTCGTCAGCTTAGGGAATCGCTCATCTCCGATTTTGAAATTACGGTTTTGACAAAATCGCTCATTGAACAAGCGGCCCAGCTTTCAGGTAACGAGGATTTAAAGGAGCTTTTAGTGCCTGGTAATGAAGAAAAATTAAAAGAATATCGTGAAGGCCGCGATTTGCTTGATTTTGTCCTTGATTTTGGTTCATGGGGTGATTCGGCGCAAGAGTTCGTATCAATACTCCGGAAAATGCCAGCCCGTTTATATTCGATTGCGAGTAGCTTATCCGCATATCCGGATGAAGTGCATTTGACAATCGGAGCTGTCCGGTATGAAAGTCACGGTCGAGAAAGAAATGGTGTCTGCTCCATTTTATGTGCGGACAGATTACAGCCAGGGGACTTGTTGCCCGTTTACATTCAGCATAACCAGAACTTCAAGCAGCCGAAGAACCCAAACACTCCAATTATCATGGTTGGACCGGGAACGGGCATTGCTCCGTTTAGATCCTTTATCCAGGATCGCGAAGAATCGAATGCAAAAGGGAAAACGTGGCTCTTTTTCGGCGATCAGCATTTCGTTACGGATTTCCTTTATCAGACTGAATTGCAAAAGTGGTTGAAAACAGGTGTACTTACGAAAATGGATGTTGCCTTTTCACGTGATACTGATGAAAAAGTGTATGTTCAAAACCGGATGCGCGAGCACAGCGGGGAATTATACGGATGGCTTCAAGAAGGGGCAGCTCTATACATTTGCGGTGACGAGAAAAACATGGCACATGACGTCCATAATACGCTTATTG
- a CDS encoding LysR family transcriptional regulator, whose amino-acid sequence MYYDALKTFVTLVEVKNFTKTAEILLMSQPSVSLHIKKLEEEFQTKLFLRSPKFLKVTLTGEILYDRAKQMITIYEQTRQDIQEHDKSIKGELKIGASFTIGEYILPSLLIDLQEDYPELELQVVIGNTEEIVQAVRLYKVDIGLIEGQTNEKELSVHPFMQDELFIVSSNNHELANKDEVEITDLHDQAWVTREVGSGTREYLNHVIRSNGLKIKSILTISSNQGIKETLIKNGVGLALLSRSVIERDVQNKILSIIQVKNESFNRTLSYVYSPIMKDKKNVKTFITELNKKWPMKAKPKV is encoded by the coding sequence ATGTACTATGATGCTCTAAAAACATTTGTGACCCTTGTGGAAGTCAAGAATTTTACAAAAACAGCAGAAATTCTTCTAATGTCGCAACCAAGTGTTAGTTTACATATAAAAAAATTAGAAGAAGAGTTCCAGACCAAATTATTTCTCCGTTCTCCTAAATTTCTAAAAGTCACCTTAACAGGAGAAATTCTTTACGACCGGGCCAAGCAAATGATCACAATCTATGAACAGACCAGACAAGACATTCAAGAACACGATAAGTCCATCAAGGGCGAATTAAAGATAGGGGCAAGTTTTACAATAGGAGAGTATATCCTTCCTTCTTTACTCATCGACCTTCAAGAGGACTATCCTGAACTTGAACTTCAAGTCGTAATTGGAAACACGGAAGAAATCGTTCAAGCCGTTCGGCTATACAAAGTGGATATTGGTTTAATCGAAGGTCAAACTAATGAAAAGGAGCTTTCTGTTCACCCATTCATGCAAGATGAGCTATTCATTGTGTCTTCTAACAATCATGAACTCGCTAATAAAGACGAAGTGGAGATTACTGATTTACATGACCAAGCATGGGTAACCAGGGAAGTTGGATCTGGTACACGTGAATACCTTAACCACGTCATACGTTCAAATGGATTGAAAATTAAATCGATACTTACGATTAGCAGTAATCAAGGAATTAAAGAAACACTTATAAAAAACGGCGTAGGGCTGGCTCTGCTTTCCCGAAGTGTCATTGAAAGGGATGTACAAAATAAAATCCTTTCTATCATTCAGGTAAAAAATGAATCTTTTAACAGAACACTTTCGTATGTCTATTCCCCAATCATGAAAGATAAAAAGAATGTCAAGACTTTTATAACTGAATTAAACAAAAAATGGCCTATGAAAGCAAAGCCTAAAGTATGA